A stretch of Besnoitia besnoiti strain Bb-Ger1 chromosome V, whole genome shotgun sequence DNA encodes these proteins:
- a CDS encoding hypothetical protein (encoded by transcript BESB_059620) encodes MGSGGFVYHPPRKRLLHSPSPVRCVSPLLSPEDEADEILEAEERRKEEEKAKAAAAAAKKAAVEARRGFADFEADAPLSDPLAEKMRRQKLVEEADKRLMDDLFSGCDRPADYVPPTAPVAAAASRAKATKTATQVVDPVDAICLRSYKDCEQLATRLSKKIRDSPAKSPAWLRFLDLLLKDCTPKMEMKDLVSLQNKLQSCVADRDKESKQISEKKKKPNDVGSKIKNYQDEMDMLYGDLSQDEDDDDEDFI; translated from the exons ATGGGCTCTGGAGGCTTTGTCTACCATCCCCCGCGCAAACGGCTGCTGCattctccttcgcctgtcCGGTGCGTCTCTCCTTTGCTTTCTCCAGAGGACGAAGCTGATGAGATcttggaggcggaggagcgacggaaggaggaggaaaaggcgaaggctgcggccgcagcggccaaGAAGGCAGCTGTGGAGG CCAGACGCGGCTTCGCCGATTTTGAAGCGGACGCTCCTCTTTCGGATCCCCTCGCCGAGAAGATGCGCCGGCAAAA GCTCGTcgaggaagcagacaagCGCCTCATGGACGATCTCTTCTCGGGATGCGACAGACCGGCGGACTACGTGCCTCCGACGGCTCcagtcgctgcggctgcctcgcgggcgaAGGCAACTAAGACAGCCACGC AGGTTGTGGATCCCGTCGACGCCATCTGCCTGCGTAGCTACAAGGACTGCGAGCAGCTCGCCACGCGTCTCAGCAAGAAGATCCGAGATAGTCCG gcaAAGAGCCCCGCTTGGTTGAGATTTCTTGATCTCCTCCTCAAGGACTGCACGCCGAAGATGGAGATGAAA GATCTCGTGTCTCTCCAGAACAAGCTGCAGAGTTGCGTCGCGGACCGCGACAAGGAGTCGAAGCAGATttcggagaagaagaagaagcccaATGACGTCGGCTCGAAAATCAAAAACTACCAAGACGAAATGGATATGCTCTACGGCGACCTCTCTCAG gatgaagacgacgacgacgaggacttCATCTGA
- a CDS encoding ribosomal protein RPS11 (encoded by transcript BESB_059630), translating to MATADVQCTFGETARVCHENFAGLAGNLIPFTLFGSVAEFTFVRNESLRCLLCVCLLQTERAFQKQEGISSLGRIHLAGQKKKNQRYWKDVGLGFQTPRLAKESKYVDKKCPFTGNVSIRGRVIKGMVISTKMRRCVVIRRNYLHFVPKYSRFEKRHKNVTCHLSPCFEQVKEGDIVTAGQCRPLSKTIRFNVLNVEKNQIFGNVRKQFRLF from the exons atggcgacggcggacgTTCAG TGTACCTTTGGTGAAACTGCTCGAGTTTGCCACGAAAATTTCGCGGGGTTGGCCGGCAATTTGATTCCGTTCACCCTGT TCGGCAGTGTCGCCGAGTTTACGTTCGTCAGAAACGAGAGTCTGCGGTGCcttttgtgtgtgtgtcttctTCAGACCGAAAGAGCCTTCCAGAAGCAGGAGGGGATTTCCTCTCTTGGCCGCATCCACCTCGCTggccagaagaagaagaaccAGCGCTACTGGAAA GATGTTGGCCTGGGCTTCCAGACCCCGCGCTTGGCGAAGGAGTCCAAGTACGTCGACAAGAAGTGCCCCTTCACCGGCAACGTCTCGATCCGCGGGCGTGTCATCAAGGGTATGGTCATCAGCACCAAGATgaggcgctgcgtcgtcATCCGCCGCAACTACCTCCACTTCGTCCCGAAGTACAGCAGATTCGAGAAGCGCCACAAGAACGTCACCTGCCACTTGTCGCCCTGCTTTGAGCAGGTCAAGGAAGGCGATATCGTCACCGCTGGACAGTGCAG GCCGCTTTCCAAGACCATCCGCTTCAACGTGTTGAACGTGGAGAAGAACCAGATCTTCGGTAACGTGCGCAAGCAGTTCCGCCTCTTCTAA